Genomic DNA from Magnolia sinica isolate HGM2019 chromosome 4, MsV1, whole genome shotgun sequence:
TGCACAGAGATATGTAAATAAGTAATTTATTGGCTACTGGCCCCTGAGGACCCAAGCTCTGAAAATCCATACCCAGCATCAAATTCTCCGCTTGTTACGAGCATCTCATCCAATGGCCAATGCGGTCTGTACCCCACCATCTGTTGGGCGGAGTAGGCAGGAGGGGTGATGCTGGCCCGCCGCTTGTTATTGGCTGGTTGGGCTGATGACGCAGCATTTGATGTTGAAGAACTGGATGGATTGCTGCTGACTGcagtgttgagggagtgttgttggaGAGCAACCTGGACGCCTGTGACGAGGAACCGTTGGTGGGATGACACAAAAGGGCTGGCGGTGTGGATCGAAACATCGCACTGCCTGCAGAGCAACGCCCTGTCCTCCAAACAGAAGAAATATCCGGCCTTCTCCTACAGGGAATTGAATGAAACCAGCTTAAGTACATGTCCACCAATAAAAGGGGGTAGAAATCCAGTGTGCCCTGCAAGGCACATATATCCACATCGCACATGTGATgttattttctaccgttgaaaatttacaGATTAAGAGGGGCATTTTGATCATTTTTAAGGTGCTTTTGGACAAATCAACATGCCCAAAAATAGAATTCACATGTTGAAGTGGACCactaatcaatttttttttttggaccacTGCAATTTTAGTAATTTGTAGCAACGCCCACCAAAGACTAGCTCTAACTGGTATTTGAACTAGTCAAAACCTTCAAAACAAAAGAGTAGCAGCTAAACTGCAAGTGGAGGGGGCAGCCATGAAAAAGGGTATTATGGTCAAATGAATAAGAATCATAGATAAAGTAGGAGGGAAGAAAAATAGTTCCAGGACAAAATGAGAAAAATcagactaagggcctgtttggctgccgcctaaaaatcattaaattttaaagctgCCATCCTTCTGGCCAATGTTGGTAAAACGGCTCGATGCAACAGAATTGCTGGGCAACACTTATTTAACACTGATGGGCTGCCTAGTTGCTTAGAAGTGGACCCGGCTGAATTTTACCCTCGTCAGTGGTTTGGTCAGGTCCGTGCCTAGTTGCATAGACAGTGGGCCAGGCTACATCTGAGCCCTTTGCCCAATTATTTGCAGATAGTCTGGGCATAGACAGAACATGGATGTGGCAGGATTTAATTGGATGACAGGTCTTGACATGGAGCCCAGGCAAAATATGTTTGGAAACCTTCGGTCCAATCAAATCTTATTATGTCTGGGGGCATTGACCAGTCTCACCTCTATCAAGAAGGAATACTTCCACCATTGCCGTGACTATGAGTTTACTGATTAACCAGGTTCAAGTAAAACACTGATACTCTGAAAGAATATGAACATTCACACGCATGCATCTGTGATTGTGGTGCCCACAATTTAGATATACAGGATCGTGGGATGTGGATTGGGTGTGAGGAGCTCACCACCCACTGAAATGACGTGGTGAGATTTAATCAGTGGGGCTGGATGCTGTTAGAAAGGACGAAGTAGGCACTCAGTTGAAAAACCTTAAAAAGGCTGGGCCCATCTCTTACAGCACATACCTCCTAAATCAAATTTCGCCACATCATTTGGCGACAAAGGTGCGTGGTGAACTCCTCACCATCCGGTGCACCCACTCATTAAAAAGCGAGAACGGTTATCCACTAATTCAGACTGTTGATCTTCAACGAACGGAGAGCCTCTAaaaaattttgagtttttttttttttaaaaagaaattgttTCCTCAAATCAACGGTTTTGGTTCACTGAACCATGAACCCATTTGTTTTGGTTCACTGTAAGGTCCACGTGATAATCATAACTTATCACCTACATGCCACGTTACCACGTGGGACCGTACCATCTTTCTTGCAGGCACGGATTGTGTATTGAGTCACTCACCATCATTTATCACAGTGTgaagactgtggggcccaccgtgatgtatgttccaTCTTCTTTTCCACCTTATTTTAGGCAGGA
This window encodes:
- the LOC131242713 gene encoding B-box zinc finger protein 22-like isoform X2 translates to MKIQCDVCERAEASVLCCADEAALCWACDEKVHAANKLAGKHQRLPLYSPSSQTPKCDICQEKAGYFFCLEDRALLCRQCDVSIHTASPFVSSHQRFLVTGVQVALQQHSLNTAVSSNPSSSSTSNAASSAQPANNKRRASITPPAYSAQQMVGYRPHWPLDEMLVTSGEFDAGRMLA
- the LOC131242713 gene encoding B-box zinc finger protein 22-like isoform X3 → MKIQCDVCERAEASVLCCADEAALCWACDEKVHAANKLAGKHQRLPLYSPSSQTPKCDICQEKAGYFFCLEDRALLCRQCDVSIHTASPFVSSHQRFLVTGVQVALQQHSLNTAVSSNPSSSSTSNAASSAQPANNKRRASITPPAYSAQQMVGYRPHWPLDEMLVTSGEFDAGMLA
- the LOC131242713 gene encoding B-box zinc finger protein 22-like isoform X1, which translates into the protein MKIQCDVCERAEASVLCCADEAALCWACDEKVHAANKLAGKHQRLPLYSPSSQTPKCDICQEKAGYFFCLEDRALLCRQCDVSIHTASPFVSSHQRFLVTGVQVALQQHSLNTAVSSNPSSSSTSNAASSAQPANNKRRASITPPAYSAQQMVGYRPHWPLDEMLVTSGEFDAGYGFSELGSSGASSQ